A section of the Streptomyces sp. SCL15-4 genome encodes:
- a CDS encoding helix-turn-helix domain-containing protein, whose translation MDDEEVRRVSDALDAVEQIADREERVRAQSKIMAEQVRRNKVWAQERSELIRELWDDGDGLSYRQIADRLGIKLSTVQDVFRGYKGSGTVRPKKEASDG comes from the coding sequence ATGGACGACGAGGAGGTGCGCCGCGTGTCAGACGCCCTCGATGCGGTCGAGCAGATCGCGGACCGGGAAGAGCGGGTCAGAGCCCAGAGCAAGATCATGGCTGAGCAGGTCCGCCGCAACAAGGTCTGGGCGCAGGAGCGCAGCGAGCTGATCCGCGAGCTGTGGGACGACGGCGACGGACTCTCGTATCGGCAGATTGCCGACCGCCTCGGGATCAAGCTGAGCACGGTGCAGGACGTGTTCCGCGGCTACAAGGGGTCGGGGACCGTGCGGCCGAAGAAAGAGGCGTCGGATGGATGA